TAGAAAATTTTAAGAAAAATGTAGATCGAGAATGGCTTTTAAATACCAAAGGTTTGGGTTTTGAAAGTGTGGATAGTATTTTAAATTATCTTTGCAAAAGAGAAATTTTGGTTGTAGATAGCTATACGCAAAGATTGGCTATGCATTTGGGTTATGAATTTGAAAATTATGAAGAATTAAGAGAATTTTTTGAAAGTGGCATAGAAAATGAGCAAGAAAATTTGTGTCAAATTTTAGAAAAAAAATACGAGCTTTTTGAACTTTATCAAATTTTCCATGCTCTGATTATTGCTTTTGGAAAAGTTGCCTTTAAGGGAGCAAAATTGACTTTAGAGGGTGAAAATTTGATTCAAAATTTAAAGGAAGAATAATGAAAGCAAAAGGAAGTGATTTAATTCCTGTATTGAGTATAGCTGGAAGTGATTGTAGTGGTGGGGCTGGCATACAAGCTGATCTTAAAACTTTTAGTGCTCACAATCTTTTTGGTATGAGTGTTGTTTTGAGTGTAGTAGCTGAAAATACAGCAAGAGTGATCTCAGTTCATGATATACCCGTTCAAAGTGTGGATGAGCAAATGCTTGCTGTTTTTGAAGATATAGTGCCAAAGGCTACTAAAATAGGAATGATAGGAACTTGTGAGCTGATGGAGTGCGTGGCTAGAAATTTAGAAAAATTCAAACCCCAAAATGTAGTTATCGATCCTGTGATGTTTGCAAAAAATGGCTTTGCTTTAATGCCACAAGAAAATTGTGATTTTTTTAAAAAGACCATAGTGAAATTTGCAGATATTCTTACGCCTAATATCCCAGAAGCGGAATTTCTTTGCGATTTTAAAATAAATGATGAAAAAGATATGATAAAAGCGGCTAAATATTTATGCACACAAGGGGCAAAAGCTGTTTTGCTTAAAGGGGGACATAGTGAAGAAAATGCTAATGATGTGCTTTTTGATGGTAATGAAATTTTTATTTTAAAAGGCGAACGCATAGAAACAAAAAACACTCATGGTACAGGTTGTACACTCTCTTCAGCAATTGCTAGTAATTTAGCCTTGGGAAAAGATTTATTTAATGCTGTAAGTGAGGCAAAAGAATATGTAAGAAATGCGATTTATTATTCTTTAAATTTAGGGAAGGGCTGTGGGCCAACTAACCATTTTTTCAGGTTTTTAAATGAAAAATGATTTAGATCTTAGTCTTTATCTTGTAGCAAGTCGTGGAAAAAAAAGTGACGAGCTTTTTTTAAACACGCTTGAAGAAGCGATAAAGGGCGGAGTAAGTATAATCCAACTTCGCGAAAAAGAATTAAATTCAAGAGAATTTTACAAGCTTGGCTTGAAAGTACAAAAGCTTTGCAAGGAATATCAAATACCCTTTTTAATCAATGATAGAATCGATATCGCCTTAGCTTTAAATGCTGATGGAGTACATTTAGGACAAGAGGATTTAGAAGTATATCTTGCAAGAAAAATTCTAGGCAAAGAAAAAATCATAGGCTTAAGTCTTAAAAACTTAGAACAATTAAAAAATATCGAGGGAGTTGATTATTTAGGTTGTGGCGCGATTAAGGCTACCCCAACTAAAGAAAGTTCTGTTATAAGTCTTGAAACCTTGAGTCAAATTTGCGAGAAAAGCCCTGTGGGCGTTGTAGCAATAGGCGGGATTGATAAAGAGCTGATTAAAAAATTAAAGGGCATTAAAATAAGTGGCATTGCAGTAGTTAGAGCCATAATGGATGCGCAAGATGCTTATTTGGCAGCTAAAGAACTTAGGCAAGAAATGAATGAAAATTTATCTTTTAAATGAAACCGCTTTTGAGGGTGTAGAAAATCTTGTTTTAAATGAGATAATTTTTTATGATTTTAGTGTTAATTTAGACGAATTTGACGCTTTAATTTGTACTTCAAAAAATGCCCTAAAGGCTTTAAAAAAAACAAAAAATAGTTTAAATTTAGATATTAATGTGTATGCAGTAGGGCAAGGCACTGCTGAATTTGCTAAGGATATGGGTTTTAAAAAGGTTCAATTTGCGCCAAAATCTTATGGAAGCGAGCTATTTAATCATTTTAAAGAGGAATTAAAAAACCAAAAATGCCTTTATTTAAGGGCTGAAAATATAGCTTCTACTTTAAATTTAGATCTTAGATCTTATGGGGTGGATTTAAAAGAAATCATTGTATATAAGAATGTTTTTAAAGAGAGCAAACAAACAATCCTTCATCCTGCTATTTTTATTTTTACCTCTCCTTTAAGTGTGGAAAATTTTTTAAAACAATATAATTTAGAAAAGGAAGATAAGGTTATAGCAATAGGGCAGAGTACAGCAAAAAAACTTACCCATATAGATCATCTTTTTATAAGTTCTAAGCAAGATTTAAAAGAGTGTGTGAAATTGGCTAAAAGTCTTATTTAGCTTGATTCCAAAATGATTCTTTTGTGTGCAAGATAAAGGTTTTATTTATTAAAATTTCATCATTGACATTTTTTTGTGTATTTAATGCTATGCTTATATGTGCAATTATGATACTATCTTGGCTTAAATTTGCATCTTTGTTGATTGCTTGAAATTTGAAATTTTTACATTGAGCTATGGGATAGTGGTATTGTATTTTGATTTTATCGTTTAAGTTAGGATAATGAAGCGTGACAGAATCCAAACATTCCTTTCCGTCTAATTTGGCTTGATAAAGTAGATATTTAGCAAGTTTTTCATCGGCTAAAATTTGGGCTTGTAAATAATAATAAGCATCTTTTACAAATCTTGGTGTATAGCTTGAAGTAGTGATATTTAAACTAAGCCATATTCCTAAAGCACTGATTAAAAATACCAAGGATAGTAAAATATAAGCTCGTTTCATATGAATAACCTTTTTGTAAGGCAATATTCTTGCTTATATTCTTTTAAACATAATTTAAGATTTTGTTTTTGTATTTCAAATAAACTCACATTATCCATAAAGATGGAATATTGCTCAAGTCGATTATCAAAATAAGGATAGAGCTCATAATGAATTTTATCTTCTTTAAGAAATAATTTTATTCTAGCTTGGATAGGGATAAAATTACCCTTAAAAGAAGTAGTGATATTGTTTTCTGAATAAATGAATATTTTTTTAATTTCTTTACCTGCTAGAGCATAGACGATGTTTTGTTTATCGTTGTATAGTTCTTTTCGATTTTGAAGTTGAAGTTTGAAATTGCTATTGGGAGAATATAAGCTTGTATTGTTTTCTAAAATAAGGCTAGAATTGAGTAATTTTGCTTTATTATCATCAAGATATAATAAATCATCTTTAATTAAACAGCTTATATGATTTGACTCAAGAGTAATATCAACACAGCTTTGAAGCAATTTTTCCAACCTTAACACACTTAAATGAGTTTTTAGTATCAACTCTTTCATTTTTAATTGCTGATTGTTTAAATAATAAAATTCCCACAATGTCCTAGATAGAAAAACTGCTAAAAATCCGGCTAGAATTAATACAAGAATAGTTTCAAAAAGACTAAAAGCTTTATTCATTGTAAAAATATAGTGAGTAATCTTGATCTTGAATATGTAATTTTTTAAATTGAAAGATTTTATCGTCTACATAATTTTCTTTAAAATCAAGAGTTTTTAAATTTTGCACATGAAGCTTTATATCCTTTTGATGAGGATTGATATAAAGTTTATCTTGTAGTGTATATAATCTTTCAAAATAATTTAAATATTCATGATTTTTATTTAGCTGGTAAAACAATTTAGAAATACTTGCAAAAATCAATCCTAAAATAACAATACAAAGAATTAATTCTAAAAGCGAAAATGCAACTTTCATGTTGCACTAGCATTAAGAGCTTCAAAGAAAGTTCCACGAATGCCTTTTTGCTCCAATACTCTAATCCCTTTTATGGTAACACCTGCAGGCGAGCAGATATTTTCTTTAATAATAGCTGGGTGCTCATTTTCTAGCAGGGCTGCGGTGCTTTTAAAAAGTGAACGCGTAAGATTTAAACTCAGTTCTTTTGATAAACCTTCATATACGCCAGCATTAGCAATGCTTTCAGCTACTAAAGCTAAAAAAGCAGGAGCGCAACCACTTATAGCCATAGCAGCATTCATTTGTTTTTCTTCGCTTAACTCATAAGCTTTTCCAAAAGTATTTAAAATTTCTATGATTTCATCTTTAAAATTTGAATTTTTTAAAACATAAGGAGTTGTAGAAGCCTTATATTTGGCAGCTGTATTTGGCATTATCCTTGCGTAATTTTCAGCTTCGATGAGTCTTAATTTATCAAAATTTGTATTGGCTAAAACTGAAATTAAAATTTTTGCTTTACCTTTTAAATTTGCCGCAACACCTTCTAAAGCATAAGGTTTAAAAGCTAAGATAATATTTTTATTTTCTATATCAAAGTCTTTATAAAGTAGAGTTTTAAAACCTTCTTTTTCTAAATTTTGAAGTTTTTCTAAATTTCTACCGACTATATAGATATTATAAGAATCTTTTAAGCCATAAGCCAAAGCTTGTGCCATCGCACCATTAGCAAGTATATATAAGTCAGCTTTCATTACTTCTTAATATAATTTGCAATTTGATCCGCTTGAAAAAAGTCAGGATAGGCTACGGTATCTAAGATTACTTGCACCATAGAATTATTATCAAGATTAATAACTACAGGAGCTAGGAAATTTACAGTAGATTCCTCTATGCTTTTAGCAATTGCTACTATATTGAAAATTTTCATATTGGATTCAGGCGTCAAAGAAAGTAATTCTTGGTAGTATGTAGGTATTTCAAATTCATAATCTGGTCTTATGAGATAAGGATCAATAAGAACAAAAGAAAAATCTTTCCCATCAAGACTTTTAAGTCTTACAAACACTTCATCAATGGTTGAAAATTCCATATTTTTGGTTTCTTCAAAACCTAATATAGGGCATTTAACAGCTAGTGTCATTTTTTCTCCTCGAGTTTATAATAAAATATTTTATCACAAAATAAGCAATATTAGTTCCAAAATTTAAATTTATTTATCTAATTTCACTATAATTTTAATTTAGAAATAATCATAAAGTATTTAAAATAGTGTATTTAACTTAAAAAATAAAAAAGGCAAAAATTAATGAAAAAAAAATTCTTTCTATGTATTTTATTGGGGATTTTATTCAGTGCTTGCAGTACAAAAAATGATGAAGGATTGTATAATTTAAGTGCAAGCGAATGGTATAAACAGATTATTAAAGATTTACAAGATAAAGATTTAGAAAAGGCTGACGATCATTATAATGGTATGGCGAGCGAGCATATAGCAGATCCGCTTTTGGAGACAACTCAAATTATCTTAGCGCAAGCGCATATGGATGAAGAAGAATATCAATTAGCAGAGTTTTATTTGGATGAGTATAATAAAAAATTTGGAAATTCACGCAATGCAGATTATATTCGTTATCTTAAAATCAAAGCCAAATTTGATGCCTTTGCTGTGCCAAATCGCAATCAAGCTTTAATGCTTGAAAGCCAAAAAGAAATAGATAGTTTTTTAAATGATTATCCCTATACAGAATATGAGCCTTTGGTGCAAACTATGTTGACTAAATTTAATTTAGCAGTATTTTATTTAAATGATACAATACGCGATTTATATGAGCGTACAGGACATACTCAAAGTGCTGAAATTTACCAAGGAAGACTGCAAGAAAGTGAGTTTTATCATCAAAGCATTATTAAGCCAGAGCTTCCTTGGTATAGAAGCATATTTGAAAAATTTTAGATTTAAGGGAAACTGATGCAAATTGAAGAAATGCAAAATTATCCAAGTGATTTACCTATTTTAGTAGAGGATGAATTATTTTTATATCCATTTATGATTACTCCAATTTTTATTAGCGATTCTGCAAATATGAAAGCTTTGGATTTGGCAATTAAAAACGATTCAATGCTTTTTGTAGCTCCTTCAAAGCTTGAAAACGGAAGATCTTTTGATGAAATTTATGATTGTGGAGTGGTTGGGACGATTATGAGAAAAGTTCCTTTACCTGATGGTAGAGTAAAAATACTTTTTCAAGGTTATGCTAAGGCTAGGATTGTAAAAGCGCTTTCAAGCAAGCCTTTAGAAGCTAAAATAGAGCTAATTAAAGAAGAGTTTTTAGAAGGTGCAAAAAAAGAAGCCTTACTAGATGTTTTAAAAGAAAAAGTTAGAGTTTTGGCAAATGTCAGTCATTATTTTTCGCCTGATTTACTTCGAACTATAGATGAGGGTTTAGATGCTTCTAGAATTTGTGATTTGATTTTAAATACTATTCGCATTAAAAAGCAAGAAGCTTATCAATTTTTCATTTTAACTAATTTGGAAGAAAAGCTTTTAAAATTGATAGACTTGATAGCTCAAGAGATAGAAGCAAATAAAATCCAAAAAGAAATCAAAAACAAGGTTCATTCTCGTATTGATAAAGTTAATAAAGAATATTTTTTAAAAGAGCAACTTAGACAAATTCAAAAAGAATTGGGTAGTGATAATCAAAAAGAAGATGAGCTTAGAGATTATTATAAAAAATTAGAAAGCAAAAAGAAATTTATGCACGAGGATGCTTATAAGGAAATCAAAAAGCAAATCGAAAAATTTGAACGTATTCATCAGGATAATTCTGAAGCTTCTATGATACAAACTTATATTGAAACCGCTTTAGATGTACCTTTTGAAAAAATAGCAAAGAAAAAACTTGATATTAAAGAAGTGGCTAAGCAGTTAAATCATGATCACTATGCGCTTAATAAACCAAAAGAACGTATTGAAGAGTATTTTGCTGTGCGTGAGCTTTTGGAAAAGCGCGGTATAGCGGATAAAGATGGAGCTAAGGTTATACTTTGTCTTTATGGACCTCCAGGAGTTGGAAAAACTTCATTAGCCAATTCCGTTGCTAAGGCATTAAAAAGAGAACTTATTCGTATAGCTTTAGGAGGACTGGAAGATGTTAATGAGTTACGCGGACACCGCCGTACTTATATAGGTGCGATGCCAGGGCGTATTACCCAAGGCTTAATTGAAGCAAAACAAATAAATCCCGTAGTTGTGCTTGATGAAATTGATAAGTTAAACAGAAGCTTTAGAGGTGATCCTAGTGCGGTTCTTTTAGAAATTTTAGATCCTGAACAAAATTCTAAATTTAGAGATTATTATTTAAATTTTAATCTTGATTTGAGTAAGGTGATTTTTATAGCAACGGCTAATGATATAAGCAATATACCTGCTCCTTTAAGGGATAGGATGGAATTTATAGAGCTAAGCTCTTATACTCCAAATGAAAAATTTCATATTACTAAAAAATATTTAATTCCTGATGAGCTTAAAAAACATGGATTAAAATCTAGTGAATTAGATATCAATGATGAAACTATAGAGCTTATCATAAGCGAATATACTAGAGAATCTGGGGTAAGAAATTTACGCAGAAAAATAGCTGAGCTTTGCCGTAAAAGTGCTAAAAAATTACTTTTAGAAAATATCAAAAAAGTAAGCATTAATGTTAAAAATTTAAATGAATTTTTAGATAAAAAAGTTTTTGAGATAGAAAAGCATGATGGAGAAAACCGCGTAGGGCAAGTTAATGGACTAGCATGGACTAGTGTAGGGGGAGATGTTTTAAAGGTTGAAGCGATTAAGATTAAAGGTAAGGGAGAGTTAACTCTTACCGGAAGCTTGGGTGATGTGATGAAAGAGTCTGCTAGAATTGCTTTTAGCGTGATTAAGGTTTTAATTGATGAAGGAAAAATTAAAATTCCTAAAAAGATGATTATTGATCCTAAGAATAATGTTTATGATAGTTATAATTTGCATATCCATGTACCTGATGGTGCAACTCCAAAAGATGGTCCAAGTGCTGGAATTACGATGAGTACGGCTATTGCTTCAGTTTTTAGCGATAAAAAGGTTCGTTCTGATGTGGCTATGACTGGAGAGATAGATTTAGCGGGCAATGTATTGCCTATAGGAGGGCTTAAAGAAAAGCTTATTGCAGCATATAAGGCTGATATTAAAATAGCTTTAATTCCAAAGAAAAATTATGAAAGAGATCTAAAAGATATTCCTGATGAGGTTAAAGATAATATGAAAATCATCGGAGTTGCAGATTTTGGTGAGGTTTTAAAATACGCTTTGGTTTAAAATCCAAAGCAAAGAAGAAAAGGCAAAATATTGATTTTGCCTTTTTTATGTTTATAGTCCTTCGAAAGGATTGTTTACAACTTCTTTTCTATCTACTATATAAGGAATAAGAGCTACATGTCTAGCGCGTTTAATAGCAACTTCTACCATTTCTTGGTATTTTTTGCTTGTTCCTGTTAAACGGCGAGGCATAATTTTAAATCTTTCTGATAAAGCATGTTTTAACATAGCTGTATCTTTATAATCAATAAATTCAACTTTTGCTTCTGTGTATTTGCAATATTTGCGAGAGTATTTTCTTTTTTCTGCCATAGTTTATCCTTTAAAATGGTAAATCGGTGTCGTCGCTATCATAAGCATCAACATCAATTTCTTTAATTTTTTCTTGGTTTTGGTTAGGGTTTTGTGTTTTTGTTTGCACTTGTTGTGGAGCTTTTTTAAAATTATTTTCACTCATATAAGGATCATAACTTTGGTTTTCGTAATTTGAATAATTATTATTGGCTCCATAATTATTCCCACCATTGTTAAAATTTCCACCTTGTTGAGGATTGCTTCCTAGCATTTCCATGTTTTCAACTTGAACGCTGTGTTTAGAGCGCATTTGCCCATTTTGATCATTCCATTGTTCAAATCTTAAACGCCCTTCTATAAGAACTTTAGAACCCTTAGAAAGATATTGATTTGCCACTTCAGCAGTACGACCATAAAAGCTAATATCGATAAAACAAGTTTCTTCTCGTCTTTCTCCATTTGTGGTAAATCTTCTTGTTACTGCAATAGCTGAAGCTCCAATGGCGTTTCCATTTTGGCCATAACGCATTTCTATATCGCGTGTTAGATTACCTACCAAAACAACTTTATTAAACATTTTTTTCCTTATTGAATTTCAGGCGCGTCTAAAGGTTTTATCTCTTTTTTAGACTGTTTGATGCCGTGGCTTAGTTTTTCCCAAGCTGCAATTTCTTTTTTATTTTCATATTTTACAATTAAAAATCTTATTACTTCTTCTGTAATTCTTAAAATTCTTTCAAGCTCTGCAATTAAATTTGTAGGAGCTTTGAAATAAATTACAAAATAAGTTCCTCTTTCGTATTTTTTGATTTTATACGCTAATTTTCTAGTGCCCATTGGAACAACTGTTTCAATTTCTGCACCATTTTTTACAAGGACTTCTTTTACGAATTCCAACTTTGCATTCACTTCCTCTTCGGTAAGTGTTGGTTTTAAAATAAATAAAACCTCATAATGTTTCATATATTCTCCTTTTGGATGTTAAGCCTATGTGTTTCACAGGCAAGGATTTTGCAAAGTTTTTACAATGCAAGATTTAATTATACCAAAATATACTTAATCTTTACTTTTCGGGTATTAATGGAAAATGTTTAATTTGGCTTTTATAGATAATTACTGATTGTTACTTAATTACAACATATTAAAAGAAATTTAATATTTATATGCTTGCTTATTTTAATTTTATGTTATTATTTACATTGATGGTACCTAAGTCTAGATAATTAAAATGCGGGAGGATACTTTATGCAAAATACAAAACCTATACGATGGTTTACTTTTATTGTTTTAGTGATTGGCGGAGGAACGGTTTTTAAACTTTCTTCCTTAAAAGATGCTTTTTATGTGCCTATGCAAGAATTTATGAATCTTAGCAATACTCAAATTGGACTTGCGCTTTCGGTGTACGGGATAGTTCAGACTGTGGGAAATTTTGCATCTATTTATATAGCGGATAGATTTTCTAAAAAAATTCTCATTCCTTTTTCCTTGATTTGTGTCGGTTTGGTTGGGATTTATATTTCTACCTTTCCTTCATTTTATGGAATTTTAATTGCTTGGGGCTTGCTTTCTTTGTTCGGAGAAGTAGTGTATTGGCCTGTGCTTTTAAAAGCTATTCGTTTGCTTGGAGACTCTACTCAACAAGGAAGACTTTTTGGATTCTTAGAGGCGGGGCGCGGGGTTGTAGATACTGTAGTCGCTTTTAGCGCTTTAGGGATTTTTTTACTTTTGGGTTCTGGAGCAGGTGGACTAAAGGCTGCTATACTTTTCTATAGTACTTGTGTAATTATCGCGGGTATATTAGCTTATTTTCTACTTGAAGATGATAAGATTAATACAAAAGATGAGCAAGGACATGAAATCAGTAAAAATAAAGCCGCTTGGAATGGGGTTATGAAAGCTGTTAAAACTCCTGAAATTTGGGTTGTTTCTTTGACAATTTTTACTATTTATTCGGTGTATTGTGGGCTTACATATTTTATACCTTTTTTAAAAGATATTTATGGTATGCCAGTAGCTTTGGTAGGTGCTTATGGTATTATCAATCAATATACTTTAAAATTAGTTGGAGGACCAATTGGTGGTTACTTGGCAGATAAGACTTTCCGTTCTTCTACAAGATACTTGCGTTTTGCTCTTATTTTAGCTGCGATTGCAATTTTAATTTTTATTTTTATGCCACATGAAAAGTTAAATATTTATTTTGGAATGAGTTTAACTTTAGGTTTTGCAGCTATTGTTTTTACTATGCGTGCTACATTTTTTGCTCCCGTAGATGAGATTAAAATGCCAAGAGAGATTAGTGGTGCTGCGATGAGTATAGCTTGTATATTTGGATATTCTCCACAGCTTTTTTGTTTTGCACTTTATGGTTTTATTATTGATCAATTTAAAGGTTTATTGGGCTATCAAATTGTTTTTGCTTTAATGGGATTTTTTGCAATTTGCGGAGTGGTTATAACAACTATCTTGCTTAGAATGATAGCTAAGAAAAAAACATTACAAGAGGTAGCGTGATGAAAATTGGTTTAGAAACAGAAAGTATGCACCTTTGGTTTCAAAATGGCAGAATGGATATATTCTCTTATATCGATTTTGCTCAGGAGCTAGGTTGCGATGGTGTTATTATAAACATAATTAAAGATTTTGGATTGGATGAGGAGTGGGGTTGCTTAGGAAGCAATGATAAAAGCCATATTGAAAAAATTAAAGAAAAATTAGACGCGTATGGGATGTATTGCGAGATTGATTCTAAGGGTTTTGATAAGAATAAATTTGAACAAATTGCCAAGGTGGCTCAGTCTTTGGAAGCTAAAATTATTCGTTCTTATGTACCTTTGACAGATAAAAATAAAAAGGTTGAAAATGCTAGTGATGGAGCCTATGATGATTCTAAAATCACGACTAAATTTGATAAAAGTGAATTTTTAAGTGCAGTAGATGAAATCAAGGCTTTAATTCCGCTTTTGGAAGAGTATGATTTAAAGCTTGCTATTGAAAATCATGAATATCAAACTTCTGATGATTTGCTTGAATTGTTAAATTTGATTAATCATCCTAGAATAGGATTTTTATATGATTTTGGAAATTCAATGATGGCTTATGAAGAGCCTAATAAAGCTTGTGAAAATATGGCTAAACATACTTTTAGTACACATTGTAAAGATCATATCGTATTTGTAGAGGATGGTGTTGAGTATGTATGTGGCGTGCCTTTGGGTGAAGGAAATTTGGATATTAAGGCTTGTGTGGAAATTTTAAAACAAGCTGGACTAGATCGCATCAATGTAGAACAATGCTATCCTTACTGTGCCACTTTTAAGAGAGAAAAGGGTGCAGGTGGGATTAAAGAGCTAGGCAAAGGAGCTTTCAAGATAGAAAAGCCTTTATTTGATGACTTAAAAGCAATGCAGTATTATTATCCTCAAGAAGTTTCTAAAGAACATCTAGAAAGACTTTTAATTTTACAAAAAGAGGGTTGCGAAAGAAGTGTGAAATATCTAAAGAGTATTATATAAACAAGCTTTGATCTAAAGCTTGTTTAATTTCTTCAAGCATAGCAAAGCGTTTTTTGTACTCCGAACGCTTGCTGCTTGGAATTTCTTCAAGATTTTTTCGCTTGTGAGAAAGTTCATAATATAAATGATTATTGATCTTGACAAGCTTTCCCTATTTTCTAGCCAAATTTTTTGATAATCAAACAAAATAGCCCTTATCCTCTCCTTTTTGAGAGCGGATTTGATTTTTTTCATAGACTCCAAATGTAGCATCGAGTTTTAAAGATGCGCAAAGCATTTTGATACATTCTATAAGTAGAGCAATGAGGCGTAAGTTATGGTAGTTTTTAGTATAGAAAAGATTAAATAGATTCATTGCATCACTCTTATGATATCATTAAATGTTGCAAAAATCATCAAGCTTAAAAGTAAAGCCATTCCTCCATAGCTAAGGTATTCAAAAGCTCTTGGTGGAACTTTGCGTCTAAAAATCATTTCATAAAGATTAAAAAGTATATGTCCTCCATCTAACATAGGAATAGGCAAGAGATTTAAAATTCCTAAATTAATAGAGATTAAAGCGGTGATAAATAGCAATATAACCAAACTTTTTTCAGCTGCTTTTGAGGTAAGTTCAGTCATAGTGATGATACCACCTAAATTTTTAGCCTCTACTTCACCACTTATGAGTTTAATGATACCTTTTACTATAAGAGTAGAAGCTTTCATGCTCTCATCTAAAGCATAATTTATACTTTGCATGCCTTGATGATAGATTATAACGGTGCTTCCACTAGGGCTTACCCCAAGCTGAGCTTTTGGAATGATTTGTCCAAAATCATTATAAGCTTGCCCTAATTTTGTAGTGATGATAAATTCTAAATTCTCTCCTTTTCTATCGATAAGAATTTTTAAAGGTTCAAGTCTTAGATGATCAGAAATTTCATCAAAACTTTGAATTTTTATACCATTTATAGCAAGTATAGTATCGTTATTTTCAAGTCCTGCTAAAGCTGCGGCTGAATTAGGTGCGATATTTCCTATTTGTGGACTTAGTTTTTGTATGCCTAAATTTCCTATGGCTATGTAAAGTAAAAAGGCTAGGAAAAGATTAAAAAAAGGTCCTGCAAAAAGAATATAAATTTTTTTTATAGGGCTTAAAATACTATAGCTATCCTGATCTTGATTTTCTAAGCCAGGTTGCATATCATCTTGTCCTTTAAGTTTAACATAGCCACCTAATGGTAAAGCACTCAAGCGATATTTGGTGCCTTTAAATTCACGTTCAAGCAAACTTTGTCCAAAACCTATGCTAAAAACTTCTACTTTA
The window above is part of the Campylobacter coli genome. Proteins encoded here:
- the rpsF gene encoding 30S ribosomal protein S6, translated to MKHYEVLFILKPTLTEEEVNAKLEFVKEVLVKNGAEIETVVPMGTRKLAYKIKKYERGTYFVIYFKAPTNLIAELERILRITEEVIRFLIVKYENKKEIAAWEKLSHGIKQSKKEIKPLDAPEIQ
- the rseP gene encoding RIP metalloprotease RseP, which translates into the protein MKSLFFLALILILGFKFYSIEFLATILVISFLIFFHELGHFLAAKSLGVKVEVFSIGFGQSLLEREFKGTKYRLSALPLGGYVKLKGQDDMQPGLENQDQDSYSILSPIKKIYILFAGPFFNLFLAFLLYIAIGNLGIQKLSPQIGNIAPNSAAALAGLENNDTILAINGIKIQSFDEISDHLRLEPLKILIDRKGENLEFIITTKLGQAYNDFGQIIPKAQLGVSPSGSTVIIYHQGMQSINYALDESMKASTLIVKGIIKLISGEVEAKNLGGIITMTELTSKAAEKSLVILLFITALISINLGILNLLPIPMLDGGHILFNLYEMIFRRKVPPRAFEYLSYGGMALLLSLMIFATFNDIIRVMQ
- the lon gene encoding endopeptidase La, with product MQIEEMQNYPSDLPILVEDELFLYPFMITPIFISDSANMKALDLAIKNDSMLFVAPSKLENGRSFDEIYDCGVVGTIMRKVPLPDGRVKILFQGYAKARIVKALSSKPLEAKIELIKEEFLEGAKKEALLDVLKEKVRVLANVSHYFSPDLLRTIDEGLDASRICDLILNTIRIKKQEAYQFFILTNLEEKLLKLIDLIAQEIEANKIQKEIKNKVHSRIDKVNKEYFLKEQLRQIQKELGSDNQKEDELRDYYKKLESKKKFMHEDAYKEIKKQIEKFERIHQDNSEASMIQTYIETALDVPFEKIAKKKLDIKEVAKQLNHDHYALNKPKERIEEYFAVRELLEKRGIADKDGAKVILCLYGPPGVGKTSLANSVAKALKRELIRIALGGLEDVNELRGHRRTYIGAMPGRITQGLIEAKQINPVVVLDEIDKLNRSFRGDPSAVLLEILDPEQNSKFRDYYLNFNLDLSKVIFIATANDISNIPAPLRDRMEFIELSSYTPNEKFHITKKYLIPDELKKHGLKSSELDINDETIELIISEYTRESGVRNLRRKIAELCRKSAKKLLLENIKKVSINVKNLNEFLDKKVFEIEKHDGENRVGQVNGLAWTSVGGDVLKVEAIKIKGKGELTLTGSLGDVMKESARIAFSVIKVLIDEGKIKIPKKMIIDPKNNVYDSYNLHIHVPDGATPKDGPSAGITMSTAIASVFSDKKVRSDVAMTGEIDLAGNVLPIGGLKEKLIAAYKADIKIALIPKKNYERDLKDIPDEVKDNMKIIGVADFGEVLKYALV
- a CDS encoding single-stranded DNA-binding protein, which produces MFNKVVLVGNLTRDIEMRYGQNGNAIGASAIAVTRRFTTNGERREETCFIDISFYGRTAEVANQYLSKGSKVLIEGRLRFEQWNDQNGQMRSKHSVQVENMEMLGSNPQQGGNFNNGGNNYGANNNYSNYENQSYDPYMSENNFKKAPQQVQTKTQNPNQNQEKIKEIDVDAYDSDDTDLPF
- a CDS encoding MFS transporter is translated as MQNTKPIRWFTFIVLVIGGGTVFKLSSLKDAFYVPMQEFMNLSNTQIGLALSVYGIVQTVGNFASIYIADRFSKKILIPFSLICVGLVGIYISTFPSFYGILIAWGLLSLFGEVVYWPVLLKAIRLLGDSTQQGRLFGFLEAGRGVVDTVVAFSALGIFLLLGSGAGGLKAAILFYSTCVIIAGILAYFLLEDDKINTKDEQGHEISKNKAAWNGVMKAVKTPEIWVVSLTIFTIYSVYCGLTYFIPFLKDIYGMPVALVGAYGIINQYTLKLVGGPIGGYLADKTFRSSTRYLRFALILAAIAILIFIFMPHEKLNIYFGMSLTLGFAAIVFTMRATFFAPVDEIKMPREISGAAMSIACIFGYSPQLFCFALYGFIIDQFKGLLGYQIVFALMGFFAICGVVITTILLRMIAKKKTLQEVA
- the rpsR gene encoding 30S ribosomal protein S18 is translated as MAEKRKYSRKYCKYTEAKVEFIDYKDTAMLKHALSERFKIMPRRLTGTSKKYQEMVEVAIKRARHVALIPYIVDRKEVVNNPFEGL
- a CDS encoding sugar phosphate isomerase/epimerase family protein, whose protein sequence is MKIGLETESMHLWFQNGRMDIFSYIDFAQELGCDGVIINIIKDFGLDEEWGCLGSNDKSHIEKIKEKLDAYGMYCEIDSKGFDKNKFEQIAKVAQSLEAKIIRSYVPLTDKNKKVENASDGAYDDSKITTKFDKSEFLSAVDEIKALIPLLEEYDLKLAIENHEYQTSDDLLELLNLINHPRIGFLYDFGNSMMAYEEPNKACENMAKHTFSTHCKDHIVFVEDGVEYVCGVPLGEGNLDIKACVEILKQAGLDRINVEQCYPYCATFKREKGAGGIKELGKGAFKIEKPLFDDLKAMQYYYPQEVSKEHLERLLILQKEGCERSVKYLKSII